AAATCTGACATCTCTTTACTCGGTTATCCATAAGATTATTGTTCGGAACTGGACCCCTTCCACGAATTCCACCATCGTCACCAGACAGCAAGCACTGAATCCTTTTGCCATTGGTACACCTGGTACCTTCAATTTTGGCAAACTTGTCTTCAAGACAGTCAATTTGCCGAAGAAGGACTCAAAATATCTAAGCTACCATTCCCTTCACTGATTTACGAGATCCTTGAGTCTCAAGGTTTCTTTAAAGACAttgaagaacacatatctaATGCAGGTGAGCTACTGAAGATTTCTCCTGCCCTTCTCAAAGGCAATCGAAAGACAGACCTACCTTGGTCCGAGTCTCGTGATGCATCTACAGTCTCTGACATCCCTCAAGCCACTCTGGATACTACTGCACATACGGGATATGTGATGATTTCCACTGCTGCCATCCAAGCCCAAATCGATCATGCTCTTGCAAAGATAGTTCGAGCCAGGATGATCTGGCCTACTATGAGAATCTCGTTGCATATTATATGTTGGCGTTGTAGGTTGCTgtccattctggacaaaaaaagagagagatcaCACTGGAGCACAAACTGATGAGACTGGTCCTTCCTGACACTGGTAGTGATCAGTGATTATTCCTAATGCTCTGTGACCAATTTTCTctatttttgatattttgttttgattttatgtATTCATGCTCTACCTGAAAGTTGTGCAGTGAATGTTTGTTTCTCTCCTGTGTTGTCTCATGTGTTGTTAATAATTATGACAACACGTATGCTAACTTGATCAAATTTAGGAAGAGACATGTCATCACATTCAGGGGGAGAAGGATTCTTATATACAGAGGGAGACCAAATGAAATTAATATGAAAAATGAAGTTTGTGTTGATTTTGTCCAGAAAAACAAAAAGAGGgagattgaaagaaaaaataatCTTGGATTCCGAGATATAATTTATTCCTTGAAATAATTTTCCCTAAATATAATTTCTCTATTGATAAGATTTTATGAAATattgaattaaatattttgcctttctagagatgatatttatgataagatttttatgatatgatattattgtttAAAAAGGAGATTGTTTCTAATAGAACTTTTGATTTCCATGTCTTGCAGACTTCTTTTTGAAGATAAACCCTAGAAGATGAAGAAACTATAAATAAGATAAGTAAGCTAAGGAAAGAGTTTCTTCGATTTTTCTGCTTTCGACTCTTTGCCTGAAAGTTTTCATGGCCGCTTGCAGTTGCACTTTTGTACGTTGTGAAACTCAGAGAAAATAATTCACAAGGACGTTGCTGTTTTGAAGAGTGTTGTTTCACGTGTTGTCGTGATTGTTAAAGACATATGCAGACAACACGCATGGAAATGTTGGCTGAAGATCACGTTATGTTACTGCAGTTTTTGGAATCATCTTTTtgctttcttgaatatattttaGTGTTGGTAGTTGTTTTAAAAAGCAGTTTATTTTTCTCAAAGAgttgagaaaattgatttttttttttaaaacaaccggtgattggtttttgtaaactgAATGTTGTTTTCTATTGATTATTTTGTCCTGAGATACCGCGCaaatatttatacttgtgctCAATTAATCCTACGTTATTTGttttaagttatttatttgTGTGTCACAATATTTGCTGCGTGTTGTCATTAGATGTTATAACATTTTGAGACAACATTTAAATCTGATACACATGATCGTTTAAACCTTCTACATTTTACGTTAAACAAAATATTCCCTGTAATCCACACACGGGATGAAGAATATTGTTGCTTTAATTCAGGATACATGTTTTCTGTAATAAAATGCTTCACTCATATAAAacaaatatatgtttaattgattttttattgattttttaaaatttatgtttagtTTGTTTGGATATTTTTTGTCTTTTTCCTACTAATATAATGAAttttgttttgcttatttttttatatttttttctgcTTTttattaaggcaaaaactttgtgtgagacggtctcacgggtcgtagttgtgagacggatctcttatttgggtcatccatgaaaaagtataattttttatgctaagagtattacttcttattgtgaatatggatagggttgacccgtctcacagattaagatccgtgagacggtctcacatgagacctactcttttatTAATCTTCGTGGGCTTTTATGATTAATTGTGTATTTTGGGAAGTCGTGAAAAATTCgatacaaataatatatatatatatatatatttggtgaaaaaaaaaaatgaaaatgagaCCACCCCCCTGGCGAAAGTCGTTTGTCGACAAAGACATCGCTTTTCTTTGAAACCCGCTGTTTACTCAGGCGTTGACTCCATAAACTTATCAACGACCCACGTTTTCATTAAATTTCCAAAAGGATACGTGGGGAAGCCGCTCAAAGAGAATTCAATGCCTCAATTTTCTCAGGAAGGCTGGGAATCCGAGCTACAAGCATAGTTCAGAGACAAGAATCGAAATCATATATATTACAGGTAATAACTGATCGTTTATATATGTTCATCTTTATTTGTATGAGcttcaaaaatcaaaatattcatGTACGTTCATGGCAGAATTTAAGTGGGCGAAGTTGGAGTGAAGGATAAAACTAATTAAACTGCAAAGCTTGAAAATGGGCCGAAATCACGTTTCGGAGACGGCGACCTCCCAAACTCCCTCTCTCCATTAGATTCTTGAATTGATCATCTGTTGTTTTCACTCTATGCGTAGCACTTTGAAAAAATTGTTTGAATATGTAAGTACCAAATAACAGAGAATTGTATGTTTCGGATATATATGTTGTTTGCGGTGATGTAACACTTAACACAACACACATCGGAATAAATAATTTATCACACAAATactttatgtaaaaatattttttaagtaaATAAATTAAGACACAATACATGTAAACGGGTGCTTATGATTCTGTATATTTGTTTCTCTAGTTAACATGCGTGTGGGAGACATGCATATAATAATTCTTAAGCCCACCTATCTCGACCGACCTTGAGCTTTGAGCTTTCTattctttgaagaaaattatTCTTCTCCTCTGTTGTATTTATATACGTAGTATTCATCTTGCTGTAATGTATCTGATGTGGGCTTGAAAAAATACAGGGAAAATCGATATCAATATGGCACAGGTCCTCTAGCTAGTGTAGTTCATTATGGCAAATTGATATCATTATGAGACTGAGAGGTTAATGGATGATTGAGGAAATATATGGATTAGAGATTTGATAGATTGTATCTTAAAATGGAAAGAAATGACGGTGCAGCTGATATTCTTCTTGATATTGCTCAATCAACATATGGAGCAGTAGTTGCTGCAGGAAAAGTCCATATTCAGAAGGAGAATTTCAAGAAATACTcaattttcttggagaaaacaGCAATTTTTCTACGAAAGTTGTCCGAGTTCAAAGTGCAAAATCTTGATTCCTTTGATAGTGCTATTGCGAATCTTaaacaagaaataaaatttGCAAAGCATCTTTCTGCGGAATGCAGCAAGCGGAATAAAATCTATCTCCTCCTAAGTTGTAGGAGGATTGCAAAGGAAATAGAGAAAAGTACTAACAATATTGGTCGAGTTATGAGCATATTCTGTTTAGGAACTTTGGAGGTCTCATCTGAAACAAAGgatcagattttgaatctgtgCAAAGATATGGAGAACACCCAGTATCAAGTACCAGCAATAGAGGAAGAAATCTTGCAGAAAATAGAAACCGGTATAGAAGAGCGGAATGTTGATAGTTCCTATGCGAGTGATTTGCTGAATGGTATCTGTGGGTATATAGGAATCTCAAACGAAAATGAGGAACTAAAGATAgtattcaaaaatttcaaggaTGAGATAGACAGCCTCGAATCGAGGGCAGAGGCTTTACGGATGGAACAGATCATTGTACTGCTAGGAAATGCTGATATAGTCACGACCCCTAAAGAAAAGAAGATAAAGTATTTTACAAAACGCGACTCGTTAGGGAGGCAGCAATTGGAACCTCTCCAGTCATTTTACTGTCCGATAACCGGTGATGTCATGGTGGATCCTGTGGAGACTTTTTCTGGGCAGACGTTCGAGAGAGAAGCAATCGAGAAATGGTTGGAGGAAGGGAATCACTTCTGCCCGTTGACAAAAACTTCGTTGAGTAAATCATCCCTACGACCAAACAGAAGACTTCGAGAATCTATCGAAGAGTGGAGAAAGCGAAATATCATGATCCGCATAGCTTCTatgaaatctgaaatccagtcAAGTGATGAGATGGAACAGCTAAATGCTCTCAAGAAACTGCACGGATATTGCATAATGAGTGAGCTGCACAGGGAATGGATTGTAATGGAGGACTATATACCAATTCTCGCCAGCCTTCTTTCTCTAAAAAGTAGTGAATTTAGAGTGCATTCTTTGGCCATTCTTTACTCCCTTGCAAAGGATGGAGATGATAACAAGGTAGATGTCTTTATCTataattttgaattattttcatttatttcaGTATTTGATCCTGAAAAACCAAAGGACATATTTTGGAATcaaatttgatataattaaaattataatgccTAGTTGATATCATTTTATCAGGAGAGGATTGGTAACGTAAACCACTGCATCAAATACATAGTTCGCTCTCTTGCACGTAAGGTTGATGAAAGTATACTAGCATTGCAACTGCTTTTGGAACTGTCGAAAAGTAGATTTGTTAACCTAATTGGGAGTGAGCGTGGTTGCATACTTCTCCTTGTCACTTTAGCAAGCAGTGATGATACTCGAGCTTTGGAACACGCTAAGAAGATTTTGGACAACCTAGCACACCTTGATCAGAATGTTATACAGATGGCACGGGCGAAATATTTTGAACCTTTATTGCAGCGTCTCTGTGAAGGTATATGTTCAACATCATCTTGGTATCATTTGAACTTTACGAATTACCTACATATGATAATCTGATACCCACAATACAAAACTGTGTGATTGAATAATGGTAATATTTGGTTAGTTTTGACCGATTGATTTAGGGGGTCAATAATTATTTCAAAGCTTCTCTAGCAACTATCGCATAAACCGAAATCATTATGATGAATTTGATGTCCCCTCAATGTTCAGAGTCGATTTAACTTTCTCATCACTGAATCTTTATATGTGGTTGGTGGCTTCAAAAGCTGAATTTAATCTGGTTGACATGTCTGTTCAGGACCTACAAGTATGCAAGTGATTATGGCCGAGACGTTGGGCGAGATTGAACTGACTGATCATAACAAGCTTTGTCTTTCTAGAGAGGGGGTGTTAAAGCCACTTCTTAATATGCTTCATAATAGTGATATAGACGTAAATAAAGCAGCCGTTAAAGCTCTACAGAACCTCTCAGGAGTGGCACAGAATGGGCTGCAACTAATTAAAGAAGGTGCTAAAGATCCATTATTTGAGCTTCTCTTTAATCACAACTTGTCGTTCCCTGACTTCCGTGAAAATGTCGCGAAAACGATCATGCACTTAGCCATTTCGACGACTACACAAAAAGCGTTTGAGGATCAGATTTCACTTTTGGAAAGCGAGGAGGATGTTTTTAAATTGTTCTCTCTTATTTCATTAACTGAACCTGATATGCAACAAACACTCCTTCTCACGTTCCAAGCTTTGTGTAAGTCGTCTTCCGGTTTTGCTGTAAGGACTAACCTGAGACAGGTGACATCAGCTCTTTCCAATCTTCGTTTTCTTTCATTTATACCTGAAATATAAGTTATCTTGTTATATTTGATTCAAAGAGTCACCTAATGATACGTTTTTCTTGCCTTTTCCATTTGCTAGATCTGTGCTGTCAAAGTACTGATCCAATTATGGGAATTTGAAGACCTTTCTCTGAGGGAAAACTCTGTAAAATTGTTCTATAATCTAATTCAAGATGGTGGCCATTCAACGTTCTCGGAGCATACAAACAAGAAATGCATTAGTACTTTGGTAACTATAATCAGAAGTCCCACTAATGAAGAAGAATTATCTGCTGCAGTGGGCATAATCTCTCGTCTCCCACACGATCCTCAGACATATCAGAATCTTCTAGAACTTGGAGCTCTAAAAGCCGTCATTGATTGCCTCGCTTGCAGAAGCACTCACGCTTCAGATAAGAAAGGGATCATAGAAAACGCTACCGAATCCCTATGTCGTTTCACGGTTCCCTCGAATCTTGAATGCCAAAAAAAAGTAGCAGAATCAGGAATCATCCCTGATCTGGTGTCACTACTTGAATCCGGAACTTCTTGTACCAAACAAAATGTAGCTATCACGCTGAAACAGTTGTCGGAAAACACAAGCAAGTTGACCTTCATGGACAAAAAAAGTCCTTTCTTCAGTTGTTGTTTGAAGTCTCCAGAAACTACCTGTCCTTTACACGGTGGGATTTGTACCATCGAATCATCATTCTGCCTTTTGGAGGCTCGTGCTGTGAGACCCCTTCTGCTCGTAATGGATGAATCAGACACCCGCGCTCGTGAATCTGCCTTAGATGCGATTTTAACGTTGGTTGTCGATGGTGAAAACCTGCAGAAAGGATCCAAGATTCTTGATGAAGCTGGCGTTGTACCTAAAATAATCAAGACTTTGGATTCGTCTAGCTCGGGTATGCAAGAAAAAGCACTCGGTGCATTACAGCGGATATTTAAACTCGTCGAATTCAGAACTAAGTATGGGAAATCTGCAGAGATGTTTCTAGTGGAAATCACTCAGAGGGGGAGTGGTATCGCAAAATCTTTGGCTGCCAGAATACTGGTTCAGTTGGGTGTACTGCATGAACAGTCAACTTTTTTCTGATGATGCATGTTTTTTTGTTCGTattattattgtgataatttttGTATTTGATCTTGGAGATGATGAATATAGTTATAGTAATGGTTTGGAATTTTTTTCAGTGAAAAGTTTTCTGTTATTCGAGTTTTAACCATTGAAATAATATCATATTGATAAGAATCACATGTTCAAAAATCAATGGCAAAAACTtgagtgagacggtctcacgaatcgtattttgcGAAACAAATCTCTTATTAGGTCATTCATGGAAAAAtattcttatttgggtcattcatggaaaaatattactttttatgcaaagagtattatttttattgagaatatcggtaaggttaacccgtctcatagataaagattcgtgagaccgtcttatagATAAATATTCGAGACACGATCACACAAGATACCTGTCCTCAATCAAAAGAGTTAATTCAAACACAATCATTCCATTAATtatgttaaaattatattttggagCATAAATATCATCCACAGCTTGGCACGTACTTCATTCTGCATCTATTCATCTGGTATACGTGGTAGTTCATATAATCATATTTtgtatttgaaagatttaatttgttattgtgatttttataagtttttgtaaaaataaaaaaaaatcttgagaAGTGTGAATAACTAAAAGttgaatataaaatatttttttcgttTTTTAATTAAGTGTTTGAAATTATAACCATTCTAGAGGAATTTCATACATAGAAGctaaaatgaattaaatatggatgaaatatgaatttgattataaaatttgttttttcaatttttttttgattCAATTCCATGTCACAAAAAATTAGTTTTAACTATTTGAACTGATATGCGTTTTAATTTCAGCTCTCTGAACATTAAAATCAAGAATTATATTACATACACTTAATTTAAGTTGATTGATACTCAATTTAAGTCACTTGATACTTGGAATCATTTATATCACATTTTCAACCATATGTACCTTACTGACCAAAATAATTGTTAACAAATATGTCATaccaaaaaattataattatatactCAATTTGATTCaattaatactttttttttGGTATATTTGTGATATAATCCCAACTATATTTATTGAAGCGATACTTGGTTTGAAATCTCCAACATCACAGTTAAATGTATGTTCAGTTCATGTCAGACCGAAACTCTCTGAAATCTCTGATTCACACAAAAAATGTTTCTACACTTAGTTTGCCCACAATTATTTTTCAGGTGaaatttggtaaaaaaaaaaaattggattatATATATGATAACGTAGAACCAATTAGTTTAGAtctgatataaaatataaaattttgagtaTAAAAGTAAAACAactatattaatatcaatatttacTACACTTGTTTGTAtgctcaaatatcatatattagtatctgatatgaaaatgtttatgctgaAATAATCATATATTAGTACCACATATTTATACCAAATTTTCATTTGAAAATACATGTGTCATTAATACCAAAATTAGTTATACACGTTCAGACAgtcaaaaataatatattagtgTCGTATCTTAAATATTTAGTATTCAAATACATTATAttaataccatattttcaaagttttgtaCCAAATTTTTCATCTGAAAAACGTGTCattaatatcaaatttattatatatatttgagtactcaaaatcatatattagtgttagatctaaaaaatttaattttgaaatggcaaaaacttgtgttagacggtctcacgggtcgtttttgtgagacggatctcttatttgggtcatccatgaaaaaatattattttttatgctaagagtattactttatattgtgaatatgagtagggttgacccgcctcacagattaagatccgtaagacggtctcacatgaaatcTACTCTTTTGAAATATAATATATGTTCCAAATTTCCAATGTAATTCATCTGAAAAACACATGTGAGTTGAGAGAATGCATAAAAAAAGAATCGATATATTCCCCTTTTTGAATCAACTAGTCATGTTGTTTTCCCTAAATTACTCGCGTTTCTAACAACAAATTCGAGTCGCGTTTTTCTGAGTTAATTATATCCAGAGCCACGTCGGTCTCCGGCGCAGCTAAAAAAGCCGGCACCAGTATCAACTAATAATGTACTTTACGAAGCCGTTTTGGAGCGACAGCCTG
The Primulina eburnea isolate SZY01 unplaced genomic scaffold, ASM2296580v1 ctg973_ERROPOS9739907, whole genome shotgun sequence DNA segment above includes these coding regions:
- the LOC140822659 gene encoding U-box domain-containing protein 44-like — translated: MERNDGAADILLDIAQSTYGAVVAAGKVHIQKENFKKYSIFLEKTAIFLRKLSEFKVQNLDSFDSAIANLKQEIKFAKHLSAECSKRNKIYLLLSCRRIAKEIEKSTNNIGRVMSIFCLGTLEVSSETKDQILNLCKDMENTQYQVPAIEEEILQKIETGIEERNVDSSYASDLLNGICGYIGISNENEELKIVFKNFKDEIDSLESRAEALRMEQIIVLLGNADIVTTPKEKKIKYFTKRDSLGRQQLEPLQSFYCPITGDVMVDPVETFSGQTFEREAIEKWLEEGNHFCPLTKTSLSKSSLRPNRRLRESIEEWRKRNIMIRIASMKSEIQSSDEMEQLNALKKLHGYCIMSELHREWIVMEDYIPILASLLSLKSSEFRVHSLAILYSLAKDGDDNKERIGNVNHCIKYIVRSLARKVDESILALQLLLELSKSRFVNLIGSERGCILLLVTLASSDDTRALEHAKKILDNLAHLDQNVIQMARAKYFEPLLQRLCEGPTSMQVIMAETLGEIELTDHNKLCLSREGVLKPLLNMLHNSDIDVNKAAVKALQNLSGVAQNGLQLIKEGAKDPLFELLFNHNLSFPDFRENVAKTIMHLAISTTTQKAFEDQISLLESEEDVFKLFSLISLTEPDMQQTLLLTFQALCKSSSGFAVRTNLRQICAVKVLIQLWEFEDLSLRENSVKLFYNLIQDGGHSTFSEHTNKKCISTLVTIIRSPTNEEELSAAVGIISRLPHDPQTYQNLLELGALKAVIDCLACRSTHASDKKGIIENATESLCRFTVPSNLECQKKVAESGIIPDLVSLLESGTSCTKQNVAITLKQLSENTSKLTFMDKKSPFFSCCLKSPETTCPLHGGICTIESSFCLLEARAVRPLLLVMDESDTRARESALDAILTLVVDGENLQKGSKILDEAGVVPKIIKTLDSSSSGMQEKALGALQRIFKLVEFRTKYGKSAEMFLVEITQRGSGIAKSLAARILVQLGVLHEQSTFF